In Gallus gallus isolate bGalGal1 chromosome Z, bGalGal1.mat.broiler.GRCg7b, whole genome shotgun sequence, one DNA window encodes the following:
- the LOC121108288 gene encoding uncharacterized protein LOC121108288 codes for MASEPDHRCPICLDTMDDASYAMPCLHRFCFGCIRRWTQSRPTCPLCNRRLRSILHSVRADNSFEEFVVRRPGRARRAPQRQRGAVPTWASMFRHHPSVLRPLLPWLHQEMTQLFGADSMAAFSAFQLAVFGLCFFGLDEGALTLWLFSSLRSHAAVFVRRLAVQAVQLCSGEVRRLLGLDASRAATGQEGSPAAARGAAASSTEAADRSPQPSGSSWEANVEEELPVPSTAALSEGPSQPPSILAPLRTVQEAAQEELEEAVPGPSSASTVRERSRRVPRRAPKRRAHTSEASAPPAKRPPRRQH; via the coding sequence ATGGCCAGTGAGCCGGACCACCGCTGCCCCATTTGCCTGGACACCATGGATGACGCCAGCTACGCGATGCCGTGCCTGCACCGCTTTTGCTTTGGCTGCATCCGTCGCTGGACCCAGAGCAGGCCCACGTGCCCCCTCTGCAATCGCCGGCTGAGGTCCATCTTGCACTCGGTGCGTGCGGACAACAGCTTTGAGGAGTTTGTTGTCAGACGGCCTGGGAGGGCCAGAAGAGCACCCCAACGCCAAAGAGGGGCGGTGCCCACCTGGGCGTCCATGTTCCGCCACCACCCATCTGTGCTCCGGCCcctgctgccctggctgcaCCAGGAGATGACGCAGCTCTTTGGGGCTGACAGCATGGCAGCCTTTTCAGCCTTCCAGCTCGCCGTCTTTGGCCTGTGCTTCTTTGGCCTGGACGAGGGAGCGCTGACCCTGTGGCTGTTCAGCTCCCTGCGAAGCCACGCCGCCGTCTTTGTACGACGGCTCGCTGTCcaagctgtgcagctgtgcagcgGGGAGGTGCGACGCCTGCTGGGCCTGGATGCCTCCCGTGCTGCcacagggcaggagggcagccctgcagctgctcgcGGCGCAGCTGCCTCCTCAACAGAAGCTGCCGAccgcagcccgcagccctccggcagcagctgggaagccAACGTGGAGGAGGAGCTTCCTGTCCCCTCAACCGCTGCCCTTAGTGAGGGTCCCAGCCAGCCTCCGTCCATCCTGGCTCCGCTGCGGACGGTCCAAGAAGCAGcccaggaggagctggaggaggcagtGCCGGGTCCCTCGAGTGCCAGCACGGTCAGGGAGCGCTCACGCAGGGTGCCTCGGCGAGCCCCGAAGAGGAGGGCACACACCTCTGAGGCCTCTGCACCTCCTGCCAAGAGGCCACCCCGCCGGCAGCACTAG
- the LOC121108300 gene encoding uncharacterized protein LOC121108300, whose product MASEPDHRCPICLDTMDDASYAMPCLHRFCFGCIRRWTQSRPTCPLCNRRLRSILHSVRADNSFEEFVVRRPGRARRAPQRQRGAVPTWASMFRHHPSVLRPLLPWLHQEMRQLFGADSMAAFSAFQLAVFGLCFFGLDEGALTLWLFSSLRSHAAVFVRRLAVQAVQLCSGEVRRLLGLDASRAATGQEGSPAAARGAAASSTEAADRSPQPSGSSWEANVEEELPVPSTAALSEGPSQPPSILAPLRTVQEAAQEEPEEAVPGPSSASTVRERSRRVPRRAPKRRAHTSEASAPPAKRPPRRQH is encoded by the coding sequence ATGGCCAGTGAGCCGGACCACCGCTGCCCCATTTGCCTGGACACCATGGATGACGCCAGCTACGCGATGCCGTGCCTGCACCGCTTTTGCTTTGGCTGCATCCGTCGCTGGACCCAGAGCAGGCCCACGTGCCCCCTCTGCAATCGCCGGCTGAGGTCCATCTTGCACTCGGTGCGTGCGGACAACAGCTTTGAGGAGTTTGTTGTCAGACGGCCTGGGAGGGCCAGAAGAGCACCCCAACGCCAAAGAGGGGCGGTGCCCACCTGGGCGTCCATGTTCCGCCACCACCCATCTGTGCTCCGGCCcctgctgccctggctgcaCCAGGAGATGAGGCAGCTCTTTGGGGCTGACAGCATGGCAGCCTTTTCAGCCTTCCAGCTCGCCGTCTTTGGCCTGTGCTTCTTTGGCCTGGACGAGGGAGCGCTGACCCTGTGGCTGTTCAGCTCCCTGCGAAGCCACGCCGCCGTCTTTGTACGACGGCTCGCTGTCcaagctgtgcagctgtgcagcgGGGAGGTGCGACGCCTGCTGGGCCTGGATGCCTCCCGTGCTGCcacagggcaggagggcagccctgcagctgctcgcGGCGCAGCTGCCTCCTCAACAGAAGCTGCCGAccgcagcccgcagccctccggcagcagctgggaagccAACGTGGAGGAGGAGCTTCCTGTCCCCTCAACCGCTGCCCTTAGTGAGGGTCCCAGCCAGCCTCCGTCCATCCTGGCTCCGCTGCGGACGGTCCAAGAAGCAGCCCAGGAGGAGCCGGAGGAGGCAGTGCCGGGTCCCTCGAGTGCCAGCACGGTCAGGGAGCGCTCACGCAGGGTGCCTCGGCGAGCCCCGAAGAGGAGGGCACACACCTCTGAGGCCTCTGCACCTCCTGCCAAGAGGCCACCCCGCCGGCAGCACTAG
- the LOC121108289 gene encoding uncharacterized protein LOC121108289: protein MASEPDHRCPICLDTMDDASYAMPCLHRFCFGCIRRWTQSRPTCPLCNRRLRSILHSVRADNSFEEFVVRRPGRARRAPQRQRGAVPTWASMFRHHPSVLRPLLPWLHQEMTQLFGADSMAAFSAFQLAVFGLCFFGLDEGALTLWLFSSLRSHAAVFVRRLAVQAVQLCSGEVRRLLGLDASRAATGQEGSPAAARRTAASSAEAADRSPQPSGSSWEANVEEELPVPSTAALSEGPSQPPSILAPLRTVQEAAQEEPEEAVPGPSSASTVRERSRRVPRRAPKRRAHTSEASAPPAKRPPRRQH from the coding sequence ATGGCCAGTGAGCCGGACCACCGCTGCCCCATTTGCCTGGACACCATGGATGACGCCAGCTACGCGATGCCGTGCCTGCACCGCTTTTGCTTTGGCTGCATCCGTCGCTGGACCCAGAGCAGGCCCACGTGCCCCCTCTGCAATCGCCGGCTGAGGTCCATCTTGCACTCGGTGCGTGCGGACAACAGCTTTGAGGAGTTTGTTGTCAGACGGCCTGGGAGGGCCAGAAGAGCACCCCAACGCCAAAGAGGGGCGGTGCCCACCTGGGCGTCCATGTTCCGCCACCACCCATCTGTGCTCCGGCCcctgctgccctggctgcaCCAGGAGATGACGCAGCTCTTTGGGGCTGACAGCATGGCAGCCTTTTCAGCCTTCCAGCTCGCCGTCTTTGGCCTGTGCTTCTTTGGCCTGGACGAGGGAGCGCTGACCCTGTGGCTGTTCAGCTCCCTGCGAAGCCACGCCGCCGTCTTTGTACGACGGCTCGCTGTCcaagctgtgcagctgtgcagcgGGGAGGTGCGACGCCTGCTGGGCCTGGATGCCTCCCGTGCTGCcacagggcaggagggcagccctgcagctgcccgCCGCACAGCTGCCTCCTCAGCAGAAGCTGCCGAccgcagcccgcagccctccggcagcagctgggaagccAACGTGGAGGAGGAGCTTCCTGTCCCCTCAACCGCTGCCCTTAGTGAGGGTCCCAGCCAGCCTCCGTCCATCCTGGCTCCGCTGCGGACCGTCCAAGAAGCAGCCCAGGAGGAGCCGGAGGAGGCAGTGCCGGGTCCCTCGAGTGCCAGCACGGTCAGGGAGCGCTCACGCAGGGTGCCTCGGCGAGCCCCGAAGAGGAGGGCACACACCTCTGAGGCCTCTGCACCTCCTGCCAAGAGGCCACCCCGCCGGCAGCACTAG